Proteins encoded in a region of the Solanum dulcamara chromosome 9, daSolDulc1.2, whole genome shotgun sequence genome:
- the LOC129904517 gene encoding DNA damage-repair/toleration protein DRT100-like, with protein sequence MGSFMYITILLLGIISTVHSCPPSDRASLLAFRAALNEPHLGIFNSWKGYDCCHEWYGVSCDPTTHRVADINLRGESEDPLFEKAHRTGYMTGTISPSICKLERLSSLTIADWKGITGPIPSCITSLPFLRIIDLVGNKLTGSIPSDIGRLSRLTVLNVAENNLSGYIPRSLTNLSSLMHLDLRNNSIYGNLPTNFGKLRMLSRALLSQNKLTGRIPYSISYIYRLSDLDLSLNKLSGSIPPSLGNMHVLATLNLDGNNISGTIPPSLINSRINILNLSKNAIEGYIPDSFDERSYFMVMDLSHNKLKGRIPKSISSATFIGHLDVSYNHLCGQIPEGSPFDHLEASSFTYNDCLCGKPLKPCH encoded by the coding sequence ATGGGCAGCTTCATGTACATTACCATCCTACTTCTTGGCATAATCTCAACCGTTCATTCCTGCCCGCCATCCGATAGGGCATCATTATTAGCTTTCCGAGCTGCCCTGAATGAACCTCACCTGGGAATTTTCAACTCATGGAAAGGTTATGACTGTTGCCATGAATGGTACGGGGTGAGTTGTGATCCCACAACTCACCGTGTTGCAGACATCAACCTCCGAGGAGAATCCGAGGATCCACTCTTCGAAAAAGCTCATCGAACCGGTTACATGACCGGAACGATATCTCCATCTATATGTAAGCTAGAAAGGCTATCAAGCCTTACTATTGCTGATTGGAAAGGCATTACTGGACCTATTCCATCATGTATTACGTCCTTACCATTTCTACGAATCATCGACCTAGTCGGGAACAAGCTTACCGGCTCAATCCCTTCCGATATAGGCCGATTGAGTCGACTCACCGTGTTAAACGTAGCTGAGAACAATCTTTCTGGTTATATTCCTCGTTCCTTAACCAATTTATCATCTTTAATGCATTTAGATCTCCGAAACAACAGCATCTACGGAAACTTACCGACAAATTTTGGGAAATTAAGGATGTTGAGTCGAGCTTTACTGAGTCAAAACAAGTTAACGGGTCGTATACCATACTCCATTTCGTATATTTACAGGCTTTCTGATTTGGATCTTTCATTGAACAAACTCTCTGGTAGCATACCACCATCTCTAGGAAATATGCACGTTCTTGCAACATTAAATCTTGATGGTAACAATATTTCTGGTACTATACCACCTAGTTTGATTAATTCTCGTATCAACATTTTGAACTTGAGCAAGAATGCTATTGAAGGGTACATTCCTGATTCATTTGATGAAAGATCCTATTTTATGGTAATGGATTTATCTCACAACAAATTAAAAGGAAGGATTCCAAAATCGATATCGTCCGCGACGTTTATCGGTCACCTTGACGTTAGTTACAACCATCTGTGTGGGCAGATTCCGGAAGGTTCTCCGTTCGACCACCTTGAAGCTTCATCTTTTACTTACAATGATTGTCTCTGTGGGAAGCCTCTTAAACCTTGTCACTAA